Proteins from a genomic interval of Apteryx mantelli isolate bAptMan1 chromosome 5, bAptMan1.hap1, whole genome shotgun sequence:
- the TMEM131L gene encoding transmembrane protein 131-like isoform X5, translated as MAHFIEGRGFNKGNCFAVPESCCFMSDDPMLLEMSLMVRMENAQQDFVEHRQYLLENLFVVYVAMEKTKTSDDSTVNMYVLHSGNSLVHIQDIRQLSQKETSPVEFEPVLLSSSPTNFTKVASIFCRAASCGSEGSYADGKRKNLLEGTTTLKACLSCPVMEGYFDVDPSAALFHIEPRHNTSGLWAIWFTNNFDFSIELNEVFVARETKNVLKIVNFAEPLTLPPGCWNVFSLKFSVKDTLTNVLSSVCLTTNVGMMFEIPLQIYSTVSKQGDLHFEAIAHCDIQCYLGKSDSANVLWQKSLSLDHSTWDVDSELASELFERWQKIRRGEACSRRNILGSAGFIHQKKLEEESFAFFLPRLTTEPGLMLNFSATAVKSSMVKYFVLRNPSSFPVTLQLLPLSYYPDPQASLNLLSKWFGINVKAINFTTSEFRLMDECFHRKGRQEDLINKKCSSELLQLHLQPLETRRVGVVFTPVDYRRVASLILIRNNLTVLDAVSVEGFGAKELLKVGGRLPGAGGSLRFKVPEATLMDCRQQLKDSKQILSITKNFKVENIGPLPITISSMKINGYSCQGYGFEVLDCQEFFLAQNSSREISIVFTPDFTSSWVIRELTLVTAADLEFHFTLNVTLPHHLLPLCADVVPGPSWEESFWRLTVFFVSLSLLGVILIAFQQAQYILAEFMKSRQRPNPSPSPQQNNNSVDVISSDSYKGSCKTFMDSYSSSDKGKGKGFLSVGTSSSRSQNAAKRSPATYSHSQKKHKCSVYYSKQKPNTAAGNAIATTDEKQNQIAENQISAPKEDICTDVVSENWVTLKYADGINVNQNLTLPENFLGKEESALKNTVLIKNTSSECDLKEDLQTCMFPKETNLKTSENLAELKEQEFCPVKMSKKLPESHLSRNSPQQQPELQEISRKNSGNSQQVPLGNETENCETLRKQIDLKPSTEKKINKGPKEETPCCSKEEIVSSEQEDAYRKKKPQEKKEGNVSNINWNRNRTSRKNKKKNVNISTRVPEQSELKHLCSEFERPELRANIGIRAWCPQGNGEICKADQKAGSFSIQGETESFYQRSKKKRLEKFCSDSSSDCGSSSGSVRASRGSWGSWSSTSSSDGDKKPVITARHFLPSRENISQNDFPSETPITLNLSHNICNTSRDMNTIPQYPETLCPNFTDMAADPDKNKGLYPAGDLWPAQPVCLTNSLNYNLENNIPCMIQETPSVHNSFIDWNAACDSQFSNMYCPLEMSEYGAFPEENMNYPSGFPGTAAVQNTAFIDQNCPSTWNVPPNMPPTWEPASYVSSTPYLSSTRSLSPMSGLFGSIWAPQSDVYDSCCPVSATTQHSTHVENQTVMCKQEYYPRFNPFRAYMNLDIWTTAANRNANFPLSRDSGYCGNV; from the exons GATATACGACAGTTGTCACAAAAAGAGACATCGCCTGTGGAGTTTGAGCCAGTACTGCTATCTTCTTCACCTACAAACTTTACAAAAGTTGCTTCCATTTTTTGTAGAG CTGCATCATGTGGCAGCGAAGGCTCTTATGCAGATGGCAAGAGGAAAAATCTGTTGGAAGGCACTACAACACTAAAAGCCTGTCTTTCCTGTCCTGTGATGGAAGG ATATTTTGATGTAGATCCTTCTGCAGCATTGTTTCATATAGAACCACGTCATAATACTTCAGGTTTGTGGGCCATATGGTTTACAAACAACTTTGACTTCAGCATTGAACTTAATGAAGTCTTTGTAGCTAGAGAAACGAAGAACGTTTTAAAg ATTGTGAACTTTGCTGAGCCTTTGACTCTACCTCCAGGCTGCTggaatgtattttctttaaaattcagtgtGAAAGACACACTAACAAATGTACTTTCTAGTGTTTGTTTGACCACAAATGTAGGAATGATGTTTGAAATACCTCTGCAGATTTATTCGACAGTGTCCAAG caggGAGATCTTCATTTTGAAGCCATAGCCCATTGTGATATTCAGTGTTACTTGGGAAAGTCTGATTCAG CAAATGTGCTTTGGCAGAAGAGTCTCTCCCTGGACCATTCTACGTGGGATGTGGATTCTGAGCTTGCAAGTGAACTTTTTGAAAGATGGCAAAAAATAAGACGTGGAGAAGCCTGCAG CAGGAGAAATATTCTAGGATCAGCTGGCTTCATTCACCAGAAGAAGCTTGAAGAGGAgtcatttgcctttttcttgccacGGTTGACTACAGAGCCTGGCCTTATGCTGAACTTCAGTGCCACAGCAGTTAAAAGTAGTATG GTAAAATATTTCGTACTAAGAAACCCTTCATCCTTCCCAGTTACGTTGCAGCTTCTGCCTCTCTCTTACTACCCTGATCCCCAAGCTTCACTGAATCTGCTCAGCAAATG GTTTGGCATAAATGTGAAAGCTATTAATTTCACAACCTCTGAATTCAGGCTCATGGATGAGTGTTTTCACAGG AAAGGACGTCAGGAGGATCTCATCAACAAGAAGTGCAGTTCTGAGCTGCTTCAGTTACATTTACAACCGTTGGAAACCAGAAGAGTTGGTGTAGTTTTTACACCAGTTGACTACAGAAGAGTAGCTTCCCTTATTTTAATCAG AAACAACTTGACTGTTCTGGATGCGGTCAGTGTAGAAGGCTTTGGAGCCAAAGAACTGCTTAAAGTAGggggaagactgccaggtgcaggAGGATCACTTAGATTCAAGGTGCCAGAAGCTACGCTAATGGACTGCAGACAAC aactgAAAGACAGCAAGCAAATCTTATCCATTACAAAGAACTTCAAAGTAGAGAATATTGGGCCTCTTCCTATAACAATTTCATCTATGAAAATCAATGGTTATAGTTGCCAAGGATATGGGTTTGAAGTGTTAGACTGTCAGGAATTTTTCCTGGCTCAGAACTCATCACGAGAGATCAGTATTGT ATTTACGCCTGATTTCACATCTTCATGGGTAATCCGGGAGCTTACGCTGGTGACTGCTGCTGATCTGGAGTTCCACTTCACGCTGAACGTGACTCTTCCTCACCATTTGTTACCGCTGTGCGCAGATGTGGTGCCAGGGCCCAGCTGGGAGGAGTCCTTCTGGAGGCTCACTGTCTTCTTCGTAAG TTTGTCCCTGCTGGGTGTGATTCTGATAGCCTTCCAGCAAGCCCAGTACATCCTAGCAGAATTCATGAAATCAAGACAGAGGCCAAATCCCAGTCCTTCACCGCAGCAGAACAACAACTCTGTTGACGTAATCAGCTCTGATTCCTACAa GGGAAGCTGCAAGACATTCATGGATTCCTATAGCTCCTCTGATAAAGGTAAAGGAAAGGGCTTCCTCTCTGTAGGCACTTCTTCCAGCCGAAGTCAGAACGCAGCAAAGAGGAGTCCTGCGACCTACAGCCACTCTCAGAAAAAACACAAATGTTCAGTTTACTATAGTAAGCAAAAACCGAACACAGCAGCTGGCAATGCCATTGCAACTActgatgaaaaacaaaatcaaattgcAGAGAACCAAATCTCGGCACCAAAAGAGGACATTTGCACTGATGTTGTCAGTGAGAACTGGGTAACTCTAAAATATGCAGATGGCATAAACGTTAACCAGAATTTAACTCTACCAGAAAACTTTCTGGGTAAAGAAGAAAGTGCACTGAAAAACACAGTTCTCATTAAAAATACTTCTTCAGAGTGTGATCTGAAGGAAGATCTTCAAACCTGTATGTTTCCTAAGGAAACTAACCTTAAAACTTCAGAAAATCTAGCTGAGCTCAAAGAACAGGAGTTCTGTCCTGTGAAGATGTCTAAGAAGCTACCTGAAAGTCACTTGTCAAGAAATTCACCTCAGCAACAGCCGGAACTGCAAGAAATTTCCAGGAAAAATAGTG GGAATAGCCAGCAAGTGCCTCTCGGGAATGAAACAGAAAACTGTGAGACTTTAAGAAAGCAGATCGACCTAAAGCCTTCCACTGAGAAAAAGATTAATAAAGGACCTAAGGAAGAGACTCCATGCTGCTCAAAAGAGGAGATTGTTTCCTCTGAG CAGGAAGATGCTTATAGGAAGAAgaaacctcaggaaaaaaaagaaggaaatgtatCAAATATAAATTGGAATAGAAATAGAACAtctagaaaaaataagaaaaagaatgttaATATTTCTACAAG GGTTCCTGAGCAGAGCGAGTTGAAGCATCTATGCAGTGAATTTGAAAGGCCGGAACTGAGAGCGAACATTGGAATAAGAGCGTGGTGTCCTCAGGGTAACGGGGAGATCTGCAAAGCAGACCAAAAAGCTGGGAGCTTTTCTATACAGGGAGAAACAG AAAGCTTTTATCAACGATCCAAAAAGAAGCGTTTGGAGAAGTTTTGTTCCGATTCGAGCTCGGACTGTGGAAGTTCATCGGGAAGTGTTCGTGCCAGTCGCGGGAGCTGGGGTAGCTGGAGTAGTACCAGCAGTTCTGACGGAGACAAAAAGCCCGTGATTACTGCCAGGCATTTTCTTCCATCCA GAGAGAATATTTCACAAAATGATTTTCCATCTGAAACTCCTATCACTTTAAATCTGTCTCATAACATCTGCAATACCAG cagaGACATGAACACCATCCCCCAATATCCAGAAACCTTATGTCCTAATTTCACTGACATGGCTGCGGATCCTGACAAAAATAAAG GTCTTTACCCAGCAGGAGACCTGTGGCCTGCTCAACCAGTCTGCCTGACAAACAGTTTAAACTACAACCTTGAGAATAACATACCATGCATGATCCAAGAAACCCCCTCTGTCCACAACAG CTTCATTGATTGGAATGCAGCTTGCGACAGCCAGTTTTCCAACATGTATTGTCCATTAGAGATGAGTGAATATGGTGCTTTCCCAGAAG AAAACATGAATTACCCCAGTGGCTTCCCAGGTACCGCAGCAGTGCAGAATACGGCCTTCATTGATCAGAACTGTCCGTCTACCTGGAACGTGCCTCCCAACATGCCGCCGACCTGGGAGCCTGCCAGCTACGTCAGCTCTACA CCCTACCTCTCAAGTACCCGAAGCTTGTCTCCAATGTCTGGACTTTTTGGTTCCATCTGGGCACCTCAGAGTGATGTTTATGATAGCTGCTGCCCTGTCAGTGCCACGACCCAACATTCGACCCACGTTGAGAACCAGACAGTGATGTGTAAGCAGGAATACTATCCGAGGTTTAACCCGTTTCGTGCCTACATGAACTTGGACATATGGACTACAGCAGCCAATCGGAATGCAAATTTCCCACTTTCAAGGGACTCGGGTTACTGTGGAAATGTGTGA